Proteins encoded by one window of Verrucomicrobiota bacterium:
- a CDS encoding DUF58 domain-containing protein yields MPAGLLSNDLLRRLEQLQLLAARRSKSTAKGERRSRARGQSVEFADYRNYVAGDDFRFLDWNLFGRLDRLFLKLYEEERELPVRIFLDASESMTFGEPRKFDFARQVAAAVGYVALCGFDRVSVVAYPDNPDEAAVRGALRLVRGRKSALPYFQNLSQLTAGGSATFNEALRRGALEARQTGLAVVLSDFLDPAGYEAGLGALVGRGFQVDAVQILSPEEIQPSTYGDLRLVDSETGAMQEVTFGKFRLKAYQKTVQNYCQRLREYCTSHGVNFFSVSSATALDELLLKQLRQSEVWK; encoded by the coding sequence ATGCCCGCCGGCCTTCTTTCCAACGACCTGCTGCGACGCCTGGAACAGCTCCAACTGCTGGCTGCGCGTCGCTCCAAGAGCACGGCCAAAGGCGAGCGCCGCAGCCGGGCGCGCGGGCAATCCGTCGAGTTCGCCGATTACCGCAATTACGTCGCCGGGGATGACTTCCGTTTCCTGGATTGGAACCTGTTCGGACGCCTCGACCGCCTGTTCCTGAAACTGTACGAGGAGGAGCGCGAACTCCCCGTGCGTATTTTCCTTGATGCCAGCGAGTCCATGACCTTTGGCGAACCGCGCAAGTTTGATTTCGCCCGGCAGGTGGCGGCGGCGGTGGGCTATGTGGCCCTGTGCGGCTTTGACCGCGTCAGCGTGGTGGCCTATCCCGACAACCCGGATGAGGCGGCGGTGCGGGGCGCGTTGCGGCTGGTGCGGGGGCGCAAAAGCGCGCTGCCATATTTTCAGAACCTCTCCCAACTCACGGCGGGCGGCAGTGCGACCTTCAATGAAGCGCTTCGGCGCGGCGCGCTCGAAGCGCGGCAGACGGGGCTGGCGGTGGTGCTCAGTGATTTTCTGGACCCCGCCGGGTACGAGGCCGGCCTGGGCGCGCTGGTGGGCCGGGGCTTCCAGGTGGATGCCGTGCAAATTCTCTCGCCGGAGGAAATCCAGCCCTCAACCTATGGCGACCTGCGGCTGGTGGACTCGGAAACCGGCGCGATGCAGGAAGTCACCTTTGGCAAGTTCCGCCTCAAGGCGTATCAAAAGACCGTGCAGAACTACTGCCAGCGGCTCCGGGAATATTGCACCAGTCACGGCGTCAACTTCTTCAGCGTCAGTTCCGCGACCGCGCTGGATGAGCTGCTGCTCAAACAACTGCGCCAGTCCGAAGTGTGGAAGTAG
- a CDS encoding MoxR family ATPase: MTTEQQINSFRETYAALRAEIGNVIVGQDEIVEGTLIAIFAGGHVLLEGVPGLGKTLLVRTLSDVLDLSFNRIQFTPDLMPADILGTNIVMEVPGGRREFQFQRGPIFAHLVLADEINRATPKTQSALLEAMQEKQVTAGGEIRKLVEPFFVLATQNPIDQEGTYPLPEAQLDRFFFKLVVGYPSAAELTEVLARTTGNHKSVLKKVLPREGLLELQQMVRQVPVATHVRDFAVRLVLATHAKTATAAPIANQYLRFGSSPRGAQTLMLGGKVRALTQGRFNVSFDDIVSVLKPALRHRLIPNFEAEAEGITTDHILDQILKDVPREAPPA; this comes from the coding sequence ATGACCACCGAACAACAAATCAACAGCTTCCGCGAAACGTACGCCGCGCTGCGCGCGGAAATCGGTAACGTGATTGTCGGCCAGGACGAGATTGTGGAGGGGACCCTCATCGCCATCTTTGCCGGCGGCCACGTGTTGCTCGAAGGTGTGCCCGGATTGGGCAAGACGCTGCTGGTGCGCACGCTCAGCGACGTGCTGGACCTCTCGTTCAACCGCATTCAATTCACGCCCGACCTCATGCCCGCCGATATTCTGGGCACCAACATCGTCATGGAAGTGCCCGGCGGACGGCGCGAGTTCCAGTTCCAGCGCGGGCCGATCTTCGCGCATCTCGTGCTCGCGGATGAAATCAACCGCGCCACGCCCAAGACGCAGTCTGCCTTGCTCGAGGCCATGCAGGAAAAGCAGGTGACGGCTGGTGGGGAAATCCGCAAGCTGGTCGAGCCATTCTTTGTGCTGGCGACGCAAAACCCGATTGACCAGGAGGGCACGTATCCGTTGCCGGAAGCGCAACTGGACCGGTTCTTTTTCAAGCTGGTGGTGGGCTATCCCTCGGCGGCGGAGTTGACCGAGGTGCTCGCCCGTACCACTGGCAACCACAAGTCGGTCTTGAAGAAAGTGCTGCCGCGCGAGGGCCTGCTGGAATTGCAGCAGATGGTGCGGCAGGTGCCGGTCGCCACGCACGTCCGGGATTTCGCGGTGCGCCTGGTGCTGGCCACCCACGCAAAGACGGCCACCGCCGCGCCCATCGCCAACCAATACCTGCGGTTCGGCAGCAGCCCGCGCGGCGCGCAGACGCTGATGCTGGGCGGCAAGGTGCGCGCCCTCACCCAGGGGCGCTTCAACGTGAGCTTTGATGACATTGTGTCGGTGCTCAAGCCGGCGCTGCGCCATCGCCTGATTCCCAACTTTGAGGCCGAGGCCGAGGGCATCACCACCGATCACATCCTCGATCAGATCCTCAAGGACGTGCCGCGCGAAGCGCCGCCCGCCTGA